From a single Vitis vinifera cultivar Pinot Noir 40024 chromosome 18, ASM3070453v1 genomic region:
- the LOC104878739 gene encoding UDP-glycosyltransferase 88F5-like, with product MDDAIVLYPGPGIGHVVSMIELGKLILRRYSHRFSIIILLSTGPFDTPATTSYIDHISQTNPFISFHRFPYLSVDTSSSTCNIVAVISEFFRLSASNVLHALQQLSKTSTVRAFIIDYFCASALPVARDLGIPTYHFLTTGAAVNAAVLYFPTIHKQYESSNKSFKDMPTTFLHFPGLPPLQATRMLEPWLNRDDPAYDDMLYFSELLPKSDGLLINTFHDLEPIAVKTIREGTCVPNGPTPPVYCIGPLIADTGEDESNIAGSVARHGCLSWLDTQPSQSVVFLCFGSNGTFSPAQVKEIANGLERSGKRFLWVVKNPPSNDKSKQIAVTADVDLDALMPEGFLERTKDRGMVVKSWAPQVAVLNHPSVGGFVTHCGWNSVLEAVVAGVPMVAWPLYAEQHMNKAALVEVMKMAIGVEQRDEDMFVSGAEVERRVRELMECEEGRELRERSRKTREMALAAWKDGGSSTTALAKLADVWSQD from the coding sequence ATGGATGATGCAATAGTCCTGTATCCAGGTCCAGGCATCGGCCATGTGGTGTCCATGATAGAGCTAGGCAAGCTCATCCTTCGCCgttactcccacagattctCCATCATCATTCTCCTCTCTACTGGTCCTTTTGACACCCCGGCCACCACCTCTTACATTGACCACATCTCCCAAACCAATCCTTTCATCTCTTTCCACCGCTTCCCCTATCTATCGGTTGACACCTCTTCTTCCACTTGCAATATCGTCGCTGTCATCTCTGAGTTCTTCCGTCTCAGTGCCTCTAATGTCCTCCATGCTCTCCAGCAACTCTCCAAAACTTCCACCGTTCGGGCATTCATCATCGACTACTTTTGCGCTTCAGCTCTTCCTGTTGCTCGTGACCTTGGAATTCCCACTTACCACTTCCTCACCACCGGTGCTGCTGTTAATGCGGCTGTCCTTTACTTTCCGACAATTCACAAACAGTATGAGAGCAGCAATAAGAGCTTCAAGGACATGCCCACTACATTTTTACACTTTCCTGGGTTGCCTCCGCTACAAGCCACTCGAATGCTTGAACCATGGCTCAACCGAGACGACCCCGCCTATGATGATATGCTATACTTCTCAGAGCTTTTGCCAAAATCCGATGGACTTTTGATAAATACTTTCCATGATCTTGAGCCAATAGCCGTTAAGACAATCAGGGAGGGGACATGTGTTCCCAATGGGCCAACTCCGCCAGTTTACTGCATCGGCCCTTTGATTGCGGATACTGGTGAAGATGAAAGCAATATTGCTGGTAGTGTAGCTCGCCATGGTTGCTTGTCCTGGCTTGACACACAGCCAAGTCAGAGTGTTGTCTTCTTGTGCTTCGGGAGCAACGGAACGTTCTCGCCCGCTCAGGTGAAGGAGATAGCTAATGGACTGGAAAGAAGTGGCAAGAGATTCTTGTGGGTGGTGAAGAACCCACCATCCAACGACAAAAGCAAGCAGATTGCAGTGACGGCCGATGTTGATTTGGATGCTCTAATGCCAGAGGGGTTCCTGGAAAGAACCAAAGATAGGGGAATGGTGGTGAAGTCATGGGCGCCGCAGGTGGCGGTGCTGAATCACCCATCTGtgggaggatttgtaactcattGCGGGTGGAACTCAGTATTGGAGGCAGTGGTCGCAGGGGTTCCAATGGTGGCCTGGCCTCTATATGCTGAGCAGCATATGAATAAAGCAGCTCTGGTGGAGGTCATGAAGATGGCTATTGGAGTGGAGCAGAGGGATGAGGATATGTTTGTGAGCGGAGCTGAGGTGGAGAGGAGAGTGAGAGAGTTGATGGAGTGTGAAGAGGGGAGGGAGCTGAGAGAAAGAAGCAGGAAG
- the LOC104882756 gene encoding replication protein A 70 kDa DNA-binding subunit B produces MTLNENSEVEEASNEETFIPEAKFKFVDIEELGPYVNGKELVDVSGVVQSVSPTMSIRRKSNNEIVPKRDITIADKTKKSVVVSLWNDHATNVG; encoded by the exons ATGACCCTGAATGAAAATTCAGAGGTTGAGGAGGCCAGTAATGAAGAAACTTTTATCCCTGAagcaaaattcaaatttgttgACATTGAAGAGTTGGGTCCTTATGTCAATGGGAAGGAGCTTGTAG ATGTTAGTGGAGTTGTTCAAAGTGTCTCTCCTACAATGAGCATACGAAGGAAGAGTAACAATGAGATTGTTCCTAAGCGTGATATTACTATTGCGGACAAGAC GAAGAAGAGTGTTGTGGTCTCTTTGTGGAATGATCATGCTACTAATGTAGGGTAG